In Priestia megaterium NBRC 15308 = ATCC 14581, the following proteins share a genomic window:
- a CDS encoding cold-shock protein yields the protein MYNRKNLEPAVIEETKVWECTSDTCNCWVRDNFKSGDQPTCPICKSEMKQAVKELQVIHNPRVID from the coding sequence ATGTATAATCGTAAAAATTTAGAGCCGGCTGTTATTGAAGAAACAAAAGTTTGGGAATGTACATCAGATACGTGTAATTGCTGGGTTCGAGATAACTTTAAAAGCGGAGATCAGCCAACTTGTCCAATTTGTAAAAGCGAAATGAAGCAAGCTGTAAAAGAACTGCAGGTTATTCATAATCCTAGAGTCATTGATTAA
- a CDS encoding MMPL family transporter → MNKVANALYASRKFLLILWIILIIGFGFYAAKLPSVLGGNGFEMKGMYKDTEQLLVNKFDVSEAQIIVLFEKKDGVSDSKFQQTIAQYMQKAKEKSDASKVDIPTASNKMIKGSTAYGIIHFNHDDGTMDKRVEKIRTLSAEEKEMSVKLTGGPIIEKDMNTASQADLAKAEAIGIPVALVVLLLAFGGVVAAAIPLMIGIVTVVTTMGVVYFFHPYTELSIFILNVIPMIGLALSIDFALLFINRFKEEIQTKSVEQAIKITIQTAGRSVIFSGLCVFIGLAGMLFIQVDIFRNVALGGMAVVFIAVFSALTLLPSILAILGTRINRLRILKVSEQGGQSRWRSFATFVMKKPVTMTIVSLIILLVALIPVRDMHLEIPSSEALPTKYESRQAFDTYNNTFINKNTADVYFVLEAKQNMLNEKPLTNAFTFIKQLKEDSLVKQVDSISTALNVKSSDQLQAMLENPQISAQTKPAVDSFINGHYMLIKATLDTDQNSDQAKDFVRKWKDKRSTFTVHIGGYPKFEQEIFDEIYEKAPYGLALVLFSTYVILMIAFRSVLIPLKAIIMNILSLTATFGLLVWLFQNGHLGLTESNIALVLPVFVFGLVFGLSMDYEVFLISRIHEVYHQTRDNNVATVEGLASTSKIITSAALIMIVITGAFAFTDVTPVKQMGVGIALAIFIDATIVRMLLVPSLMKLLGDANWWFFTKKHDKSSSNEQLKS, encoded by the coding sequence ATGAATAAAGTAGCGAACGCATTATATGCGAGCAGGAAATTTTTATTAATACTATGGATAATCCTAATTATCGGATTTGGCTTTTATGCGGCTAAGCTTCCTTCTGTGCTGGGAGGAAACGGATTTGAAATGAAAGGAATGTATAAAGATACCGAGCAGCTTTTAGTTAATAAATTTGATGTTAGCGAAGCTCAGATTATCGTTTTGTTTGAAAAAAAAGACGGAGTTTCTGACTCGAAATTCCAGCAAACGATCGCTCAGTATATGCAAAAAGCAAAGGAAAAATCAGACGCGTCGAAAGTCGACATACCAACAGCTTCTAACAAGATGATAAAAGGAAGCACAGCGTATGGAATTATCCACTTTAATCACGATGATGGCACGATGGATAAACGAGTGGAAAAGATCAGAACTCTTTCAGCTGAAGAAAAAGAAATGAGTGTAAAATTAACCGGTGGTCCTATTATTGAAAAAGATATGAATACAGCAAGCCAAGCTGATTTAGCAAAAGCGGAAGCCATTGGTATTCCTGTTGCTTTAGTTGTGCTTCTTCTAGCTTTTGGCGGCGTGGTAGCCGCTGCAATCCCTCTTATGATAGGAATTGTAACCGTCGTTACCACCATGGGCGTTGTCTATTTCTTCCATCCGTACACAGAGCTGTCCATCTTTATTTTAAATGTGATTCCAATGATTGGATTAGCTCTTAGTATTGACTTTGCCCTTTTATTTATTAATCGCTTTAAAGAAGAAATTCAAACAAAATCGGTAGAACAAGCAATCAAAATTACCATTCAAACAGCGGGACGCTCGGTCATCTTCTCAGGATTATGCGTATTTATTGGATTAGCGGGAATGCTGTTTATTCAAGTGGATATTTTCCGAAACGTCGCTCTTGGAGGAATGGCTGTTGTTTTTATTGCTGTGTTTTCAGCTCTTACGCTTCTTCCTTCCATACTGGCTATATTAGGTACACGCATTAATCGTTTACGCATCTTAAAAGTCAGCGAACAAGGCGGTCAGTCTAGGTGGCGTTCATTCGCTACATTTGTCATGAAAAAGCCTGTAACTATGACGATTGTTTCTCTTATCATTTTGTTAGTAGCACTTATTCCCGTTCGAGACATGCATCTAGAAATACCGTCTTCAGAAGCGCTCCCAACAAAATACGAGTCTCGTCAAGCTTTTGACACGTATAACAATACGTTTATAAATAAAAACACCGCAGACGTTTATTTTGTGCTAGAAGCTAAGCAAAATATGCTGAATGAAAAGCCGTTAACAAATGCCTTTACTTTTATAAAACAATTAAAAGAAGATTCGTTAGTTAAGCAAGTCGATTCTATTTCTACCGCTTTAAACGTAAAATCAAGTGATCAGCTTCAAGCTATGCTGGAAAACCCGCAGATAAGTGCACAGACAAAGCCAGCTGTAGATTCGTTCATTAACGGACATTATATGCTCATAAAAGCTACGCTAGATACAGACCAAAATTCAGATCAAGCAAAAGATTTTGTTCGAAAATGGAAAGACAAACGTTCAACTTTCACCGTTCATATTGGCGGCTATCCAAAATTTGAACAAGAAATATTCGATGAAATTTATGAGAAAGCTCCATATGGTTTGGCTCTTGTTTTATTTTCAACGTATGTCATTTTAATGATTGCTTTTCGTTCTGTCCTCATTCCTTTAAAGGCTATCATTATGAATATTTTAAGCTTAACAGCTACGTTTGGTTTACTTGTATGGCTGTTTCAAAATGGACATTTAGGTCTTACCGAATCTAATATTGCTTTAGTGCTGCCGGTCTTTGTTTTCGGCCTTGTATTTGGGCTTAGCATGGACTACGAAGTCTTTTTAATTTCGCGCATTCACGAAGTGTATCATCAAACCCGCGATAATAATGTGGCAACGGTAGAAGGCCTAGCTTCCACTAGTAAAATCATTACGAGTGCTGCTTTAATTATGATTGTAATTACAGGGGCCTTTGCTTTTACAGACGTAACGCCTGTTAAACAAATGGGTGTAGGAATTGCTTTAGCTATATTTATCGATGCAACGATTGTCAGAATGCTTCTTGTCCCTTCTCTTATGAAATTGCTTGGAGATGCCAACTGGTGGTTTTTCACTAAAAAACACGATAAGTCCAGTTCCAACGAACAGTTAAAATCATAA
- a CDS encoding RraA family protein, with amino-acid sequence MLNEQLPLSTANLSDAMEGTNHLDFTIKPLQRHYKLFGPALTVDTPAGNNYSVLEAIRIAEPGSVLVIDGKSYCNRALAGDFVVAMAKLVGISGIVLDGVIRDQEDIERLNFPVFCKGSTIAASSKKEKGTVNETISCGGVKIHPGDFIAGDDGGVIVIPKEEAEEVLAKAREKWQKDKDRENEVLVSKETVYTYLDNALK; translated from the coding sequence ATGTTGAATGAACAGCTCCCATTATCAACAGCAAATTTATCAGATGCAATGGAAGGTACAAACCACTTAGACTTTACTATTAAGCCATTGCAGCGTCATTACAAACTATTTGGACCGGCTCTTACTGTAGATACTCCTGCTGGCAATAATTACTCAGTGCTTGAAGCGATTCGAATAGCGGAGCCCGGAAGCGTGCTCGTCATTGATGGAAAAAGCTACTGTAACCGTGCCTTAGCAGGAGATTTCGTAGTAGCCATGGCGAAGCTTGTTGGAATAAGCGGTATTGTACTAGATGGTGTTATACGAGATCAGGAAGACATTGAAAGACTCAATTTCCCCGTATTTTGTAAGGGCTCTACGATCGCAGCAAGCAGCAAAAAAGAAAAAGGAACCGTAAATGAAACCATTTCCTGCGGGGGCGTAAAAATTCATCCTGGCGATTTTATTGCAGGTGACGACGGTGGAGTCATTGTCATTCCCAAGGAGGAAGCCGAAGAAGTATTAGCAAAAGCACGGGAAAAGTGGCAAAAAGATAAAGACAGAGAAAATGAAGTATTAGTTAGCAAAGAAACGGTATATACGTATTTAGATAACGCCCTAAAATAA
- a CDS encoding CheR family methyltransferase, whose protein sequence is MKNNSFSTVPSSSEGIEKQDLHVVGIGASAGGLEAIEQFFANMPSPNRMAFIIVQHLSSKYKSFMPELLAKKTGMNIKLTQDGMTLQEDTIYLNPPHHYVTVMDHTLRLRPYEENDQVKYPIDAFFHSLAAAKKHRCTAIILSGKGNDGTGGAKTIREYGGTVLVQDESTAKYRDMPLSAIDAHLADYILSPADMPDLVQTHVSQTEFTYNEETLQYIYSLIKKKTGIDFSMYKKNTVLRRLEKRMALLDPPSQTMEEYRDYLCKEAEEIVELQRDLLIGVTQFLRDKEAFSIIEEQVIPQLVERKIHSQEDEIRIWVAGCSTGQEAYTLAILLHDYLSTINRYFDVRIFATDIDRHAIKRAGQGIYEEAEVHSFSAAQINEYFEQTKHGGYQVKKTIRKMIVFAPHNIGKDSPFVNVDLISCRNMMIYFQAELQQRILSLFHFSLTEEGVLFLGPSETTGNLSDLFRPINSKWKIFKRSGQPSRQITGAFNLSKSNLHEGDFSSVPLPSQLYKPLPSLKLDEMYQSMIDHFMSPCLVLNEYNEVIFCSKETTQLINVPVGKINYTIFKMVPVHVSLAIGAAIKRVKEQGMSVCCQHIEFVINNVQRRFNLTISALPTNHSLYLLMFDEQTDGAIIDKEKPMFLNQTSSISELVVDLEQELHYTQQHLQTTIEELETANEELKSTNEELIASNEELQSTNEELQSVNEELISVNNQYERKIEELTDLNNDIDNLLISTTIATIFLDEQLNIKLFTPETKTVINVLHQDIGRPFFHISHNFRYDHLIEDAMHVLRTNNTLQKEIQSYDNQWYSMKMMPYRTNENLINGVVITFINITEIKRSNEELAITSFAVAHSPTGIFITDHQGKIKYINQKFMEQKHAPQEVFGLHLYDLYTKKLGVKRFPKIWNEVYRGEKWNGEISYVQEDGETVWEQLALMPVKNDQDEIIHYIGLSEDISQRKQSEMMLKNSEMLSALGQLAAGIAHEIRNPLTSLKGFLQLMMQEETYKKEYMDVMMSEFNRLELIISELLILAKPEVVKYENKQINLILQDVCTLLHTQAILKNITISTDFEEKLPVVHCIEKDMKQVFINMVKNSIEAMDDPGSILVVSKFDPDTNQVVIQVIDEGKGMPKDRLTRISKPFYTTKEKGTGLGLMVSHKIISNHKGSISYDSEEGKGTTVEIRLPLS, encoded by the coding sequence ATGAAGAACAACTCGTTTTCTACAGTTCCATCGTCTTCAGAAGGAATAGAGAAACAGGATTTACACGTTGTGGGAATTGGCGCTTCTGCCGGAGGGTTAGAAGCTATTGAGCAGTTTTTCGCTAATATGCCTTCACCAAATAGAATGGCGTTTATTATTGTACAGCACCTTTCCTCTAAATATAAAAGTTTTATGCCAGAACTTTTAGCAAAAAAAACAGGAATGAATATCAAACTGACACAAGACGGGATGACTTTACAAGAAGACACAATTTATTTAAATCCTCCCCATCATTATGTGACCGTTATGGATCATACTCTTCGCCTTCGTCCTTATGAAGAAAACGATCAGGTGAAATATCCGATTGACGCCTTTTTTCATTCTCTGGCTGCTGCAAAAAAACACCGGTGTACAGCCATTATTTTATCGGGCAAAGGAAATGATGGAACAGGAGGAGCAAAAACGATACGAGAGTATGGCGGAACTGTACTTGTACAAGATGAAAGCACAGCAAAGTACAGAGATATGCCTCTAAGCGCTATTGATGCACACCTTGCTGATTATATTCTTTCTCCTGCTGATATGCCTGACCTTGTGCAAACGCATGTCAGCCAAACTGAATTTACATATAATGAAGAAACGCTGCAATACATTTATTCATTAATAAAGAAGAAAACAGGCATCGACTTCTCCATGTACAAAAAAAACACGGTGCTGCGACGACTTGAAAAGAGAATGGCTTTACTCGATCCTCCCTCTCAAACAATGGAAGAGTACCGGGACTATTTATGTAAAGAAGCCGAAGAAATCGTCGAACTGCAGCGAGACCTGCTGATTGGAGTGACGCAATTTCTTAGAGATAAAGAAGCATTCTCTATTATTGAAGAACAAGTCATCCCACAATTAGTTGAAAGAAAGATTCATAGTCAAGAAGATGAAATCCGCATCTGGGTAGCAGGTTGTTCTACTGGTCAAGAAGCATACACGTTAGCTATTTTGCTTCATGACTATTTATCAACAATCAACCGTTATTTCGATGTCCGAATCTTTGCTACGGACATCGATCGTCATGCGATCAAAAGAGCGGGCCAAGGTATTTATGAAGAAGCGGAAGTTCATTCCTTCTCAGCAGCTCAGATTAATGAATATTTTGAGCAAACAAAACACGGCGGTTATCAAGTTAAAAAAACAATTCGCAAAATGATTGTTTTTGCTCCGCATAATATAGGAAAAGACTCGCCTTTTGTAAACGTTGATTTGATTAGCTGTCGAAATATGATGATTTACTTCCAAGCTGAACTGCAGCAGCGCATTCTGTCTCTTTTTCATTTTTCTTTGACAGAAGAAGGCGTACTTTTTTTAGGCCCTAGCGAAACAACGGGAAACTTGTCTGATTTGTTCCGCCCTATCAACAGTAAGTGGAAAATATTTAAGCGTTCCGGACAGCCCAGCCGACAAATTACGGGAGCTTTTAATCTTTCAAAATCCAACTTGCATGAAGGTGATTTTTCTAGCGTGCCGCTGCCAAGTCAACTTTATAAGCCTCTTCCTTCGCTTAAATTAGATGAGATGTATCAGTCAATGATTGATCACTTTATGAGCCCTTGTCTTGTATTAAATGAATACAACGAAGTGATATTTTGTTCAAAAGAAACGACTCAGCTTATTAACGTTCCTGTAGGGAAAATTAATTATACAATTTTCAAAATGGTTCCAGTTCACGTCTCTTTAGCCATTGGAGCAGCTATTAAACGCGTAAAAGAGCAAGGTATGAGCGTATGCTGTCAGCACATTGAGTTTGTCATAAACAACGTTCAGCGCCGTTTTAACCTCACAATATCTGCTCTTCCAACAAATCACTCTCTTTACTTACTTATGTTTGATGAACAGACAGATGGTGCCATTATTGATAAGGAAAAGCCCATGTTTCTTAATCAAACCAGCTCGATTAGTGAGCTTGTAGTAGATTTAGAGCAAGAGCTTCATTACACGCAGCAGCATTTGCAAACGACGATTGAAGAGCTAGAAACAGCAAATGAGGAGCTAAAGTCCACGAATGAAGAACTGATTGCTTCTAACGAAGAGCTGCAGTCCACAAATGAAGAACTGCAGTCTGTTAATGAAGAGTTAATTAGTGTTAACAATCAGTACGAGCGAAAGATTGAAGAATTAACGGACTTAAATAACGATATTGATAATTTATTAATCAGTACAACTATTGCTACTATCTTTTTAGACGAGCAGCTGAATATTAAATTATTTACGCCGGAAACGAAAACAGTGATCAACGTTCTTCATCAAGATATCGGAAGACCTTTCTTTCATATTTCGCATAACTTTAGATATGACCATCTAATCGAGGACGCAATGCACGTTTTAAGAACAAATAATACCCTTCAAAAAGAAATTCAAAGCTACGATAACCAATGGTACAGCATGAAAATGATGCCTTATCGTACAAATGAGAATTTAATTAACGGTGTAGTTATTACGTTTATTAATATTACAGAAATTAAACGATCAAATGAAGAATTGGCTATTACATCATTTGCAGTAGCTCACAGTCCTACGGGCATTTTCATTACCGATCATCAAGGTAAAATTAAGTACATTAATCAAAAGTTCATGGAGCAAAAGCATGCGCCGCAAGAAGTATTTGGGCTGCACCTCTATGACTTATATACAAAAAAGTTGGGGGTTAAAAGGTTCCCTAAGATTTGGAATGAAGTATATAGAGGAGAAAAATGGAACGGAGAAATTTCCTACGTTCAAGAAGACGGAGAAACCGTTTGGGAACAGTTAGCCTTAATGCCTGTTAAAAATGATCAAGACGAAATCATCCATTACATAGGGCTAAGCGAAGATATTTCACAGCGCAAACAGTCGGAAATGATGCTCAAAAATTCAGAGATGCTGTCAGCACTTGGACAGCTGGCTGCCGGCATTGCCCATGAAATACGAAACCCTCTTACATCATTAAAGGGCTTTTTACAGCTTATGATGCAAGAAGAAACGTATAAAAAAGAATATATGGATGTCATGATGTCCGAATTTAACCGCTTAGAACTGATTATTAGCGAACTGCTCATTCTAGCCAAACCCGAAGTCGTAAAATATGAAAATAAGCAGATAAATTTAATTCTTCAAGACGTATGTACGCTGCTGCACACACAGGCCATTCTTAAAAATATTACTATTTCAACAGATTTTGAAGAAAAATTACCTGTTGTTCATTGTATTGAAAAAGATATGAAACAAGTATTTATCAACATGGTGAAAAATTCTATTGAAGCGATGGATGACCCTGGGTCTATTCTAGTGGTATCTAAATTTGATCCAGATACAAACCAAGTAGTCATCCAAGTGATAGATGAAGGAAAAGGCATGCCGAAAGATCGATTAACGCGAATTAGCAAGCCTTTCTATACAACAAAAGAAAAAGGGACAGGATTAGGATTGATGGTGAGTCACAAAATCATTAGTAATCATAAAGGAAGCATTTCATATGATAGTGAAGAAGGAAAAGGAACAACGGTAGAAATTCGATTGCCGCTTTCTTAA
- a CDS encoding YxcD family protein, which produces METIKISEQDIINAMCLYIAEKKQVQPQEVEIELMYDDDYGFSAESYVHDRKQVHITLNIIEALRFWLDTEMNVDPYAAGLELELDDEEGIIAFAKLSQ; this is translated from the coding sequence TTGGAGACAATAAAAATTTCTGAACAAGATATTATCAATGCAATGTGCCTATATATTGCAGAAAAGAAACAAGTTCAGCCTCAAGAAGTAGAGATTGAGCTAATGTATGATGATGACTATGGTTTTTCAGCAGAGTCATACGTGCATGATCGTAAGCAGGTTCATATTACTTTGAACATTATTGAAGCCCTGCGCTTTTGGCTGGATACGGAAATGAACGTAGACCCATACGCAGCAGGACTAGAACTGGAATTAGACGATGAAGAAGGCATTATCGCTTTTGCAAAATTAAGTCAATAA
- a CDS encoding glutamate-5-semialdehyde dehydrogenase yields MLQTNEKYSVEEQAISAKKAAKQLSLLTTEQKNDALLTIASTLESNTEYILKANEVDLKNGKEKGFDEALMDRLALSAERVKEFANGLREVAELDDPTGDILSSWTLDNGLDVKQVRVPLGVIGMIYEARPNVTVDATGLALKSGNAIVLKGGSSAISSNQAIVDIIHKALDETSIPKEAVQFISSTDRAATQELFTMKEHIDVLIPRGGASLIQAVVNNATVPVLETGVGNCHIYIDEQADVKKAIPILINAKTDRPAVCNAAETVLVHKNWLDSHKDELIQAFIDHNIEVYGDKATVGEIPGAKPAAEKDWAEEYLRLAIAMKVVESVDEAIDHIETYGTKHSEAIISEDEQAVSRFMSLVDAAALYHNASTRFTDGGALGFGAEIGISTQKLHARGPMGLPALTTIKYIMSGNGQTR; encoded by the coding sequence GTGTTACAAACAAATGAAAAGTATTCAGTAGAAGAACAAGCTATTTCAGCAAAAAAAGCAGCTAAGCAATTAAGTTTACTAACAACAGAACAAAAAAATGATGCACTGTTAACGATTGCTTCTACACTTGAAAGCAACACGGAGTATATTTTAAAAGCAAATGAAGTAGACTTAAAAAACGGGAAAGAAAAAGGTTTTGATGAAGCACTGATGGACCGTCTTGCTCTTTCAGCGGAACGTGTAAAAGAATTTGCCAACGGCCTTCGTGAGGTTGCTGAGTTAGATGATCCAACAGGAGATATTTTATCAAGCTGGACATTGGATAATGGTCTAGATGTAAAGCAAGTACGCGTGCCTCTTGGCGTTATCGGAATGATTTATGAAGCACGTCCAAACGTAACGGTAGATGCAACAGGCCTAGCGTTGAAATCTGGAAATGCCATTGTGTTAAAAGGCGGTTCTTCAGCTATTTCATCTAACCAAGCTATCGTGGACATTATTCATAAAGCTCTTGATGAAACGTCAATCCCTAAAGAAGCGGTACAGTTTATTTCAAGTACAGATCGTGCGGCTACGCAAGAATTATTTACAATGAAAGAGCATATTGACGTTCTAATTCCGCGCGGAGGGGCTTCATTGATTCAAGCGGTCGTCAATAACGCAACGGTTCCGGTGTTAGAAACAGGAGTCGGAAACTGCCATATTTACATCGATGAACAAGCTGACGTTAAGAAGGCCATTCCGATTTTGATTAATGCAAAAACAGATCGACCAGCGGTGTGTAACGCAGCAGAAACGGTTCTTGTACACAAGAACTGGCTCGATTCTCATAAAGATGAATTGATTCAAGCATTCATCGATCATAATATTGAAGTATATGGTGACAAAGCGACAGTAGGTGAAATTCCTGGAGCAAAACCAGCGGCTGAAAAAGACTGGGCTGAAGAGTATTTGCGCTTAGCGATCGCGATGAAAGTAGTAGAGAGTGTGGATGAAGCGATTGACCACATCGAAACATATGGAACAAAACACTCTGAAGCCATCATTTCAGAAGATGAACAAGCCGTTTCACGCTTCATGTCTTTAGTAGATGCAGCCGCACTGTATCATAATGCATCTACGCGTTTTACTGACGGAGGAGCTCTAGGATTTGGAGCTGAAATTGGGATCTCAACTCAAAAGCTTCATGCACGCGGTCCAATGGGACTTCCTGCGCTTACGACAATTAAATATATTATGAGTGGAAACGGACAAACTCGATAA
- a CDS encoding VOC family protein yields the protein MFLGIDHVQLLGPEGCEQEARNFYENLLGMKTVLKPENLRHRGGIWFQCGTQEVHISIQDDYIPAKKAHPAFVVEDIKTLRRKLAHEGCVLSEEEPIAGRERFFVHDPFGNRLEFLQYDK from the coding sequence ATGTTTCTAGGAATTGATCATGTTCAGCTTCTTGGTCCAGAAGGGTGCGAGCAAGAAGCAAGAAATTTTTATGAAAATCTTTTAGGAATGAAAACTGTTCTTAAGCCGGAAAATTTAAGGCACAGAGGCGGCATATGGTTTCAATGTGGAACTCAAGAAGTGCATATCAGTATTCAAGATGACTACATACCTGCTAAAAAAGCACATCCAGCTTTTGTCGTGGAAGATATTAAGACGCTTAGACGTAAGTTGGCACACGAAGGCTGCGTTCTTTCTGAAGAAGAGCCTATTGCAGGGAGAGAGCGTTTTTTTGTCCATGACCCGTTCGGAAATCGATTAGAATTTTTACAATATGACAAATAA
- the proB gene encoding glutamate 5-kinase, which translates to MSPDNKKRVVIKIGSSSLTSSHGEISRRKLERLVDQVVDLKDSGHEVLLVSSGAVAAGYRKLGCLERPSSLPEKQAAASIGQGLLMEAYSELFLSHGYVASQILITRDDFSDENRYNNARNTINVLLERGIVPIVNENDTVTINRLKFGDNDTLSAKVAGLVDSDLLIILSDIDGLYSADPRQDPNAKLVPHVGEITQDIEESAGDSGSSVGTGGMRSKIDAFKIAMASGIPAFLGRAGVPNILTQAVDGDATGTYFESEDDSANLNQKKQWIAFNSGPEGEIVVEDAAKCAIIEDKEPLLREHVKYIKGHFSERAVVRILDKDENELALGVTNYSSDELALNEPIDQPIVDSEGLVCHLEIPVPVGL; encoded by the coding sequence ATGAGTCCCGACAATAAGAAGCGGGTTGTAATTAAAATTGGAAGTAGTTCATTAACAAGTTCACATGGTGAAATCAGCAGACGGAAGCTCGAGCGCCTTGTGGACCAAGTCGTAGACTTAAAAGATAGCGGTCATGAAGTACTATTAGTTTCATCAGGAGCTGTAGCTGCAGGGTACCGTAAGCTTGGCTGCTTAGAGCGACCTAGCTCTTTACCTGAAAAACAAGCAGCTGCCTCAATCGGTCAAGGACTGTTAATGGAGGCTTATTCAGAACTGTTTCTATCACATGGATACGTTGCTTCTCAAATCTTAATTACGAGAGACGATTTTTCAGACGAAAATCGTTACAACAATGCACGAAATACAATTAACGTGCTGTTAGAACGCGGCATTGTGCCAATTGTCAATGAAAACGACACGGTAACCATCAATCGATTAAAATTTGGCGATAATGATACACTTTCAGCTAAAGTTGCTGGACTAGTGGATTCCGACCTGCTTATTATTTTATCGGATATCGATGGCTTATACAGTGCGGACCCTCGCCAGGATCCAAATGCAAAATTAGTTCCTCACGTAGGGGAAATCACGCAAGACATCGAAGAATCTGCAGGAGATTCAGGAAGTTCAGTTGGAACAGGCGGTATGCGCTCGAAAATTGACGCGTTCAAAATCGCTATGGCGTCAGGAATTCCAGCATTTTTAGGAAGAGCCGGCGTGCCAAACATCTTAACACAAGCGGTTGACGGAGATGCAACAGGAACGTATTTTGAATCTGAAGATGATTCTGCGAACCTTAATCAGAAAAAGCAGTGGATTGCGTTTAACTCTGGTCCTGAAGGGGAAATAGTAGTCGAAGATGCCGCGAAATGTGCAATTATTGAAGATAAAGAGCCTTTACTTCGCGAGCACGTTAAATATATTAAAGGCCACTTTAGTGAACGAGCAGTTGTACGTATTCTAGATAAAGACGAAAATGAGCTGGCTCTTGGCGTGACAAATTATTCATCTGATGAACTTGCACTGAATGAGCCAATTGATCAACCGATCGTAGACAGCGAAGGTCTAGTATGTCACTTAGAAATTCCAGTACCGGTCGGTTTGTAA
- the proC gene encoding pyrroline-5-carboxylate reductase, with the protein MDQKQKVAFLGAGSMAEAMISGMVNAKKLPAENIIVTNRSNDARLHELENRYGITAVKRSELKTDDIDVFILAMKPKGAEEALNELKPQINKDQLVLSVLAGISSSYMEELLHDEQQVIRVMPNTSSMIQQSATAISPGQYAAMDAVLTAKELLSAIGKVYVIDEPQMDIFTGIAGSGPAYFYFLMEHIEKAAKEEGLDPELAREIGAQTIYGAARMMMERDETPTELRENVTSPNGTTAAGLDALAKHGGGEAMMQAVKGASKRSKEMSAQLQKVASTN; encoded by the coding sequence ATGGATCAAAAACAAAAAGTTGCTTTTTTAGGTGCTGGATCAATGGCAGAAGCGATGATTTCTGGTATGGTTAATGCCAAGAAATTACCTGCTGAAAATATTATCGTAACAAATCGAAGCAATGATGCGCGACTGCATGAACTTGAAAATAGATATGGTATCACAGCAGTAAAGCGCAGTGAGCTGAAAACAGATGACATTGACGTTTTTATTCTAGCGATGAAGCCAAAAGGCGCTGAAGAGGCATTAAACGAATTAAAGCCTCAAATCAACAAAGACCAGCTTGTCCTATCTGTTCTTGCAGGGATTTCGTCTTCTTACATGGAAGAGTTGTTGCATGATGAACAGCAGGTCATTCGAGTGATGCCGAATACATCAAGTATGATTCAGCAATCAGCAACGGCTATATCTCCAGGTCAATATGCTGCAATGGATGCTGTGCTAACAGCAAAAGAGCTGCTTTCTGCAATCGGAAAAGTATACGTGATTGATGAACCACAAATGGACATTTTTACAGGAATTGCCGGAAGTGGACCCGCTTATTTTTATTTCCTTATGGAGCATATCGAAAAAGCAGCTAAAGAAGAAGGTCTCGATCCTGAGCTAGCACGTGAAATTGGCGCCCAAACCATTTACGGTGCAGCAAGAATGATGATGGAAAGAGATGAAACGCCGACGGAGCTTCGTGAAAATGTGACGTCTCCAAACGGTACAACAGCAGCTGGTTTAGACGCCTTAGCTAAACACGGCGGCGGAGAAGCGATGATGCAAGCAGTCAAAGGAGCATCAAAGCGTTCAAAAGAAATGAGTGCTCAACTACAAAAAGTGGCAAGTACTAATTAA